TCAGACGAGAGTGCGGCCCGTGCCCGTTTACTGGAGCTTTATACTCAGGCAGTTCGAGCGCAAACGCTTCGTGAGGAGCAAGCACGTATCCGCGAACAGGCGCGCGAGGATCAGGCTCGGCAGCGACAGATCGAAGCCCAAGCCCGTGAAGCCGAGGAAGCCGAACGCGCGCGTTTGGCCGCTCAAGAGGCGCTGAACCGTGCCCTCCAAGACGCAGCCGGGCGACACGAGGCCGAGTTGGTGACCCTTCGGCAGCAACTGACCGCGGCCGAAGAGAGGTTGAGAAGAGCAACACCACTGGCCCAACTAACTCGGGTCGGTCACGTGTACGTGATCTCGAACATCGGGTCGTTCGGCCAGGGCGTGTTCAAGATCGGGATGAGCCGCCGTGAGGACCCGCAACATCGCGTCGACGAACTGGGAGACGCTTCGGTCCCGTTCCCGTTCGATGTGCACATGATGATCAGGTGCGACGACGCCCCGGCCCTCGAAGCGGCACTGCATCACACGTTCCGGTCCCGGCGCGTGAACCGGGTGAACCTTCGCAAGGAGTTCTTTCGGATAACAGTCGAGGAGATCGCAGCCGCGGTCCGAGACCACCACGGCGAAGTCGAGTACGTCGCCGAACCGGAGGCGCTCCAGTATTGGGAGAGCCAACGCACCACTGACGCTCAGCTCCAAGTGATGGAGCGAGTGCAGGACACAATTGATGCAGAGCGCTCGAACACTACCGATGAGTAAATTCCGTCGCGTGCCACGGTGAGATTACTACCGCACTTCTACCGCAGAACCTGCGGTACTACCGCAAATCCACGGCGATTCTCGCAAGATGTGTACAGCCTTGCAATGACGGGGCAGTGCGGTACTATGTTGAAATCGCAGGCGTTTCGTGACCAATGCCGAGGTGGAAATAGCTCCTGTTAACCGCTAGGTTCTTGGTTCGAATCCAAGTCGTGGAGCTGACAGAAGTCCAATCGGCTGAGGCACTTACGCCAACCCGCAGGTGGTCTGCGGAGCAGCCCGAAGAGCTGAGTTTACGGGATCCCTCCCGTTAACCCTCATCGGAGCGCTCTGCATGGCCCGTCCGAAAAACCACACCCCTACGTACAAAAAACATTCCTCAACCGGTTTGGCCCGCTGCTGGGTCACGCTCGGCAAGTACGGCTCGCCGGAGAGCCGGGCCGAGTTCGCACGCATCATCGCCGAACTCGCAACCTCACCAACCCCTCAAATCGGCCCAATCTCTCGAACCGGAACACCACCGGCCGCGCTGCTCACCATCGACCAAATGCTCCTCGCGTTCCTCGCACACGCCGAGCGTTACTACCGCGGTCGTGACGGCGAACCCACCGACGAGGTTCGCGAGATCCGGCGATCTTTGCTGTACGTCCACAAGTTGTACGGGCACACGCCGGCGGCCGAATTTGGCCCTCGTGCGCTTGCTGCAGCCCGCCAACAGATGATTTCCGCGGACTGGTGCCGCACGCTGATTAATCGACGGGTGGAGCGCATCAAGCGGGCGTTCAAGTGGGCCGCGAGTCAGGAGCTCGTCCCTGTTACTATGTACGACGCGCTCCGCACCCTCCAGGGCTTGCAGAAGGGCCGAACCACGGCCCGGGAAGCGGAACCGGTCAAGCCCGTAGATCTCGCCCGCGTGCGAGCCACCCTGCCCTTCCTCACCGCCCACGTGCGAGCGATGGTCGAACTCCAGCACCTCACCGGGATGCGGCCCGGTGAGGTGTGCGCACTTGCGCTCGCGGATATCGATCGCACCGGCGACACGTGGCTTTACCACCCCCCTTTCCACAAGACGGCGCACCACGGTAAGGATCGCCTGATCCCGATCGGCCCGAAGGCCCGTGTCGTCCTGGAAGCGTTTCTTTCCGCGCGAGTTATCGACCCCGCCGCCCCGTTGTTCAGCCCCGCACTTGCCCGTGAGGAATGGGGCCAAGCGGCCCGCGCAAAGCGCAAGAGTAAAGTCCCGCCCGCGCAGATGAACCGACGGGTTTCGCACCCGAAAAAAGGGCCGGGAACCGCATACACCGTCACCACCTATGGCAAAGCCATCCGGAAGGCTGCCGAGCGCGCGGGCCTACCGAGCTGGCACCCGAATCAACTCCGACATACCTTCGCGACCGAGGTCCGCAAGCACCACGGGCTCGAGGCCGCCCAAGTGCTGCTCGGCCACTCGCGCGCGGACGTCACCCAGGTTTACAGCAAGCGCAACCTCGCACTCGCTCTCA
This region of Gemmata massiliana genomic DNA includes:
- a CDS encoding GIY-YIG nuclease family protein, translated to MFAVALILLALVGGSTVTYFLMDAPRRRAERRLRDLRRDEIDLDLDREELDERGRRIDDRARQLAAAIAATDRRNAELSQREGEFGRRVISYDELVTQNQFLTSELRNTLLHTSFLEQQQHANQSGTSTVTEQRDRLGRAYFDEVLSTACRQITPTNFTTMTRRIDDVAAVVRGAGYDLPRSDESAARARLLELYTQAVRAQTLREEQARIREQAREDQARQRQIEAQAREAEEAERARLAAQEALNRALQDAAGRHEAELVTLRQQLTAAEERLRRATPLAQLTRVGHVYVISNIGSFGQGVFKIGMSRREDPQHRVDELGDASVPFPFDVHMMIRCDDAPALEAALHHTFRSRRVNRVNLRKEFFRITVEEIAAAVRDHHGEVEYVAEPEALQYWESQRTTDAQLQVMERVQDTIDAERSNTTDE
- a CDS encoding tyrosine-type recombinase/integrase, giving the protein MARPKNHTPTYKKHSSTGLARCWVTLGKYGSPESRAEFARIIAELATSPTPQIGPISRTGTPPAALLTIDQMLLAFLAHAERYYRGRDGEPTDEVREIRRSLLYVHKLYGHTPAAEFGPRALAAARQQMISADWCRTLINRRVERIKRAFKWAASQELVPVTMYDALRTLQGLQKGRTTAREAEPVKPVDLARVRATLPFLTAHVRAMVELQHLTGMRPGEVCALALADIDRTGDTWLYHPPFHKTAHHGKDRLIPIGPKARVVLEAFLSARVIDPAAPLFSPALAREEWGQAARAKRKSKVPPAQMNRRVSHPKKGPGTAYTVTTYGKAIRKAAERAGLPSWHPNQLRHTFATEVRKHHGLEAAQVLLGHSRADVTQVYSKRNLALALKVAAEIG